In Phragmites australis chromosome 16, lpPhrAust1.1, whole genome shotgun sequence, one DNA window encodes the following:
- the LOC133895851 gene encoding ABC transporter G family member STR-like, whose protein sequence is MQRQQHEVVGARRAGGGEAATGARRAAAEMPATHRTAERPGEARRAAAASEMPARRTERNKSLESLLDAATDTRGKQHRGGVIGAVPVRSLPAPAPGQKLTSFPGQGLEFKELSYSVIKKQKKDGVKVKKEVYLLNDISGQALRGQVTAILGPSGAGKSTFLDALAGRIAKGSLEGSVSVDGRPVTTSYMKQISSYVMQDDQLFPMLTVLETLRFAAEVRLSPSLSRAEKLNRVWELIEQLGLQTTAHTYIGDEGVRGVSGGERRRVSIGIDIIHNPSLLFLDEPTSGLDSTSAYSVVEKVKEIARGGSIVLMTIHQPSFRIQMLLDRIVILARGRLIYQGSPNTLPTYLAGFGRTVPDGENSIEYLLDVIKEYDESTLGLEPLVAYQRDGSKPNEAAKTPMPKTPRTPHQKSVQFRQIRLKSNQFSITTATPHANPFSNYESYIIDDEEEDFDNSLERKSQTPMHTRTSTYNPRLASQFYKDFSVWVYNGVAGTPHRRPTWTPARTPSRTPMSSYQHSRVATPHHPPPSPHEPVFKPEEPTYQEYQLDLEPLDAPEDGPKFANPWLREVAVLSWRTALNVVRTPELFLSREIVLTVMALILSTLFHRLSNADFPTINRILNFYIFAVCLVFFSSNDAVPTFIQERFIFIRERSHNAYRASSYVISSLIVYLPFFAVQGFTFAVITKFMLHLKSNLANFWIILFASLITTNAYVMLVSALVPSYITGYAVVIATTALFFLTCGFFLKRTKIPAAWSWLHYISAIKYPFEALLVNEFKGSHCYVGTQNELSPGPLGEIKLSDLHNSLQLNTTTCPLIGQDVLSTMDIKIDNLWIDVAILLAWGVLYRLFFYVVLRFYSKNERK, encoded by the exons ATGCAGCGCCAGCAGCACGAGGTTGTGGGCGCTCGGAGAGCCGGTGGCGGCGAGGCGGCGACCGGAGCCCGGAGAGCAGCAGCCGAGATGCCGGCTACCCACAGGACGGCAGAGCGTCCGGGCGAGGCGCGGAGGGCGGCAGCAGCGTCGGAGATGCCCGCGCGGCGGACGGAGCGGAACAAGAGCTTGGAGAGCCTCCTCGACGCCGCCACGGATACGCGCGGGAAGCAGCACCGCGGCGGGGTTATTGGCGCGGTCCCCGTGCGGTCgttgccggcgccggcgccgggacAGAAGTTGACGAGCTTCCCTGGGCAGGGGCTGGAGTTCAAGGAGCTCTCCTACAGCGTCATCAAGAAGCAGAAGAAGGACGGGGTCAAGGTCAAGAAGGAGGTGTACCTGCTTAACGACATCTCCGGTCAGGCACTCCGCGGCCAGGTGACCGCCATCCTCGGGCCCAGCGGCGCCGGCAAGTCGACGTTCCTCGATGCGCTCGCCGGGAGGATCGCCAAGGGAAGCCTCGAGGGGTCCGTCAGCGTGGACGGCCGTCCT GTGACGACGAGCTACATGAAGCAGATTTCGTCTTACGTGATGCAAGATGATCAGCTGTTTCCGATGCTGACGGTGCTGGAGACACTTCGGTTTGCAGCCGAGGTCAGGCTTTCTCCATCCCTCTCCAGGGCTGAGAAGCTGAACAGGGTGTGGGAGCTCATTGAGCAGCTTGGTTTGCAG ACAACAGCGCACACATACATTGGGGACGAAGGGGTACGAGGAGTGTCCGGTGGGGAACGCCGCAGGGTGTCAATTGGCATAGACATAATCCATAACCCGTCTCTGCTATTTCTCGACGAACCAACCTCCGGCCTCGACTCCACCAGTGCATACAGTGTGGTCGAGAAAGTGAAGGAAATTGCGAGAGGGGGAAGCATTGTGCTAATGACAATTCATCAGCCATCTTTCAGGATTCAGATGCTTCTTGACAGAATTGTCATCCTCGCAag AGGAAGGTTGATCTATCAAGGCAGTCCAAACACACTTCCCACATACCTTGCTGGATTTGGCCGAACAGTACCTGATGGCGAGAACAGCATTGAGTATCTCTtggatgtcatcaaggagtacGATGAATCAACACTTGGACTTGAGCCTTTAGTTGCCTACCAGAGGGATGGCAGCAAACCCAATGAAGCTGCAAAAACCCCAATGCCGAAGACACCAAGGACACCACACCAGAAGTCAGTGCAGTTCCGACAAATCCGGCTCAAAAGCAACCAGTTTTCCATCACAACTGCAACACCCCATGCAAATCCGTTCTCAAACTATGAGTCCTACATTATcgatgacgaggaggaagaTTTCGACAACTCTCTTGAGAGGAAGTCACAGACACCGATGCATACCAGAACCTCAACCTACAACCCAAGACTAGCTTCACAATTCTACAAGGATTTCTCAGTTTGGGTCTACAATGGTGTCGCAGGGACACCACACCGTAGGCCTACATGGACTCCAGCTCGAACACCATCTAGGACCCCAATGTCAAGCTACCAACACAGCCGTGTGGCTACGCCACACCATCCACCTCCATCTCCCCATGAACCAGTTTTCAAGCCAGAAGAGCCAACCTACCAGGAGTACCAGCTTGATCTTGAGCCACTGGATGCTCCAGAGGATGGGCCCAAGTTTGCTAATCCTTGGCTCAGGGAGGTCGCTGTACTTTCATGGCGTACTGCACTGAATGTAGTGCGCACACCAGAGCTATTCCTCTCCCGTGAGATTGTTCTCACAGTCATGGCGCTCATCCTTTCGACGTTGTTCCACCGCCTCAGCAATGCGGATTTCCCAACCATAAACCGCATCCTCAATTTCTACATTTTTGCAGTCTGCCttgtcttcttctcctccaaCGATGCTGTTCCCACATTCATCCAGGAGCGCTTCATTTTCATCCGTGAAAGGTCCCACAATGCATACCGTGCTTCATCCTATGTGATATCCTCCCTTATTGTCTATCTTCCATTCTTTGCTGTTCAGGGCTTCACCTTTGCAGTAATCACAAAGTTCATGCTCCATTTAAAAAGCAATCTGGCTAATTTCTGGATCATCCTGTTTGCATCACTCATAACAACCAATGCCTATGTGATGCTGGTCAGTGCACTTGTTCCAAGTTACATCACTGGCTATGCTGTCGTGATTGCGACAACAGCACTCTTCTTCCTCACTTGTGGATTCTTCCTGAAGCGGACAAAGATCCCTGCTGCCTGGAGTTGGCTCCATTATATCTCCGCGATCAAGTATCCATTTGAGGCATTGCTTGTGAATGAGTTCAAAGGAAGCCATTGCTATGTTGGCACACAAAATGAGCTTTCACCTGGACCTCTGGGAGAAATCAAGCTAAGCGACCTTCACAACAGTCTGCAGTTGAACACAACAACATGTCCCTTGataggccaggacgtgctctcCACCATGGATATCAAAATTGATAACCTCTGGATAGATGTTGCAATCCTCCTTGCCTGGGGTGTGCTCTATCGACTTTTCTTCTATGTGGTCCTGAGATTCTACTCCAAGAATGAGAGGAAGTAA